A genome region from Pseudomonas anguilliseptica includes the following:
- the rpmB gene encoding 50S ribosomal protein L28, whose protein sequence is MSRVCQVTGKGPVTGNNISHANNKTRRRFLPNLQHHRFWVESENRFVRLRVSAKGMRCIDKRGIDVVLSELRARGEKV, encoded by the coding sequence ATGTCGAGAGTCTGTCAAGTTACCGGTAAGGGTCCGGTAACCGGGAATAACATTTCCCACGCAAACAACAAAACCCGTCGTCGTTTCCTGCCGAACCTGCAGCATCACCGCTTCTGGGTCGAGTCTGAGAACCGTTTCGTGCGTCTGCGCGTTTCTGCCAAAGGCATGCGTTGCATCGACAAGCGTGGTATTGACGTCGTTCTGTCCGAGCTGCGTGCTCGCGGCGAAAAGGTTTAA
- a CDS encoding cupin domain-containing protein: MNIEQIVDFATATTAPEHYRPAAEKVLKGDPAQSVRNHYGSPCGQFNAGIWEGDIGHWTINYTEHEYCEILQGVSVLRDKDGNAKTLRAGDRFVIPAGFSGTWEVLEPCRKVYVIFEQASN, encoded by the coding sequence ATGAACATCGAACAGATTGTCGACTTCGCCACTGCCACCACCGCCCCGGAACACTATCGCCCAGCGGCGGAAAAAGTCCTCAAGGGCGACCCCGCGCAAAGTGTGCGCAACCATTACGGCAGCCCGTGCGGGCAGTTCAATGCGGGAATCTGGGAAGGTGACATCGGCCACTGGACCATCAACTACACCGAACACGAGTACTGCGAGATTCTGCAAGGCGTCTCGGTACTGCGCGACAAGGATGGCAACGCCAAGACCCTGCGCGCCGGCGACCGTTTCGTGATCCCGGCCGGCTTCTCCGGCACCTGGGAAGTGCTGGAGCCCTGCCGCAAGGTCTACGTGATCTTTGAGCAAGCCAGCAACTGA
- the rpmG gene encoding 50S ribosomal protein L33 → MRELIRLISSAGTGHFYTTDKNKRTTPDKIEIKKFDPVVRKHVIYKEGKIK, encoded by the coding sequence ATGCGTGAATTGATTCGTTTGATCTCGAGTGCCGGTACTGGTCACTTCTACACTACCGACAAAAACAAGCGCACCACTCCGGACAAAATCGAAATCAAAAAATTCGATCCGGTTGTGCGTAAGCACGTGATCTACAAGGAAGGCAAGATCAAGTAA
- a CDS encoding phosphomannomutase/phosphoglucomutase, producing the protein MKLFKRTAKDADGVTASAQLTSAPAAKAAKNSPNALLPGVLAALAGIILAGALLWFGPLNSAYQQQLQQLSQAWGGGQATVLQKALQQLSADTQAAARNPQLLQALQSQDINQIRNAERNLTYWHGVVDAHLNARGQAVHDMGRSAPMNFAALDMLRRAENGQTPAPEAYKVGQRWLVYSAAPLRLSEGEPLHGTLLLAVDLERLLASLPVMPAEIGQIQLIQQFNNTAAQVLAQRGDAQGTAQAFSTGNPNWTVSFTPGPSLTNPVFSPLLLAIAGLLALAGAIAGLYLLQSNLQRHLRDDVLQLGQMLKELSAGKAVKAFSLSLPALDILAQNLARMPRRATEQAAAPTANAGAANPGVAAMQTPASAMADPLFQDTDILDIDILDEDQDLLGLDEPAPAPVQAKAPKLPADIFRAYDIRGVVGRTLNAETAYWIGRAIGSQSLAQGEPNIAVGRDGRLSGPELAQQLIQGLLDCGCNVSDVGMVPTPVVYYAGHILTGKSAVMLTGSHNPRDYNGFKIVIAGDTLANEQIQALKARIDNNDLASGVGTVEQVDVLERYFTQIRDDIAMAKPMRVVVDCGNGVAGVIAPQLIEALGCSVIPLYCEVDGNFPNHHPDPGKPENLVDLIAKVKSEKADIGLAFDGDGDRVGVVTNTGTVVYPDRLLMLFAKDVVSRNPGADIIFDVKCTRRLTPLISGYGGRPVMWKTGHSLIKKKMKETGALLAGEMSGHIFFKERWFGFDDGIYAAARLLEILSQDRRNAEHVFSAFPNDIATPEINIQVTEQSKFSIIERLQRDGVWGEGNITSLDGVRVDYPKGWGLVRASNTTPVLVLRFEAETEEELERIKEVFRAQLYSAAPDLDLPF; encoded by the coding sequence ATGAAACTCTTCAAGCGCACGGCCAAGGACGCTGACGGAGTAACCGCCAGCGCCCAATTGACCAGTGCCCCCGCCGCCAAAGCGGCCAAGAACAGCCCCAACGCCCTGTTGCCAGGTGTGCTGGCGGCGTTGGCCGGCATCATTCTGGCCGGTGCGTTGCTCTGGTTCGGGCCGCTCAACAGCGCCTACCAACAGCAGCTGCAACAACTCAGCCAAGCCTGGGGTGGCGGTCAGGCGACCGTGTTGCAGAAAGCCCTGCAGCAACTGAGCGCCGACACCCAAGCAGCCGCGCGCAACCCGCAACTGCTACAAGCCCTGCAAAGCCAGGACATCAATCAGATCCGCAACGCCGAACGCAATCTCACTTACTGGCACGGGGTGGTCGACGCGCACCTCAACGCCCGCGGCCAGGCTGTGCATGACATGGGCCGCAGCGCGCCGATGAACTTCGCCGCACTGGACATGCTGCGCCGTGCAGAAAACGGCCAGACGCCCGCACCGGAGGCCTACAAGGTCGGCCAACGCTGGCTGGTGTATAGCGCCGCGCCCTTGCGCCTGAGCGAAGGTGAGCCGCTGCATGGCACGCTGCTGCTGGCCGTGGACCTGGAGCGCCTGCTCGCCAGTCTGCCGGTGATGCCCGCCGAAATCGGCCAGATCCAGCTGATCCAGCAGTTCAACAACACCGCGGCCCAGGTCCTCGCCCAGCGCGGCGACGCGCAAGGCACCGCGCAAGCATTTAGCACCGGCAACCCCAACTGGACAGTCAGCTTTACCCCCGGCCCGTCACTGACCAACCCGGTATTCTCGCCGCTGCTACTGGCCATCGCCGGGCTGCTGGCCCTGGCTGGTGCAATTGCCGGCCTCTACCTGCTGCAGAGCAATCTGCAACGTCACCTGCGTGACGACGTGCTGCAACTGGGGCAGATGCTCAAGGAGCTGAGCGCAGGCAAGGCCGTCAAAGCCTTTAGCCTGAGCCTGCCCGCTCTGGATATCCTCGCGCAGAACCTCGCGCGCATGCCGCGCCGCGCCACTGAACAGGCCGCCGCCCCGACGGCCAATGCAGGTGCAGCCAATCCAGGAGTCGCCGCCATGCAGACGCCTGCCAGCGCCATGGCCGACCCACTGTTTCAGGACACCGACATCCTCGACATCGATATTCTCGACGAAGATCAGGACCTGCTTGGCCTCGATGAGCCGGCGCCCGCTCCCGTGCAGGCGAAAGCGCCCAAGCTGCCCGCCGATATCTTCCGCGCCTACGACATTCGCGGCGTGGTCGGCCGCACCCTGAACGCCGAAACCGCCTACTGGATCGGCCGCGCCATCGGCTCGCAGAGCCTGGCCCAGGGCGAGCCGAACATCGCCGTCGGCCGCGACGGTCGCCTGTCCGGTCCAGAGCTTGCGCAGCAGCTGATCCAGGGCCTGCTCGACTGCGGTTGTAACGTCAGCGATGTCGGTATGGTGCCGACGCCCGTGGTGTATTACGCCGGGCATATCCTCACTGGTAAATCAGCAGTGATGCTCACTGGCAGCCATAACCCGCGCGACTACAACGGCTTCAAGATCGTCATCGCCGGCGACACCCTGGCCAACGAACAGATCCAGGCCCTGAAAGCACGCATCGACAACAACGACCTGGCCAGCGGTGTCGGCACGGTCGAACAGGTTGATGTGCTGGAACGCTACTTCACGCAGATCCGCGACGATATCGCCATGGCCAAGCCCATGCGCGTGGTAGTCGATTGCGGCAACGGCGTGGCCGGAGTGATCGCCCCGCAATTGATCGAGGCGCTGGGCTGCTCGGTCATTCCATTGTACTGCGAAGTCGACGGCAACTTCCCCAACCACCACCCCGATCCCGGCAAGCCGGAAAATCTGGTGGACCTGATCGCCAAGGTGAAAAGCGAGAAAGCTGACATCGGCCTGGCCTTCGATGGCGACGGCGACCGCGTCGGCGTGGTGACCAATACCGGCACCGTTGTCTATCCGGACCGCCTGCTGATGCTGTTCGCCAAGGACGTGGTGTCACGCAACCCCGGCGCCGACATCATCTTCGACGTCAAATGCACGCGCCGCCTGACCCCGCTGATCAGCGGCTACGGCGGCCGGCCGGTGATGTGGAAAACCGGCCACTCGCTGATCAAGAAAAAAATGAAGGAAACCGGCGCGCTGCTGGCCGGCGAGATGAGCGGGCATATCTTCTTCAAGGAACGCTGGTTCGGCTTTGACGATGGCATCTATGCCGCCGCGCGCCTGCTGGAAATCCTCAGCCAGGATCGCCGCAACGCCGAACACGTGTTCAGCGCCTTCCCCAACGACATTGCCACCCCGGAAATCAATATCCAGGTCACCGAGCAGAGCAAGTTCAGCATCATCGAACGCCTGCAGCGCGACGGCGTATGGGGTGAAGGCAATATCACTAGCCTCGATGGCGTGCGCGTCGACTACCCAAAAGGCTGGGGCCTGGTGCGCGCTTCCAACACCACACCGGTGCTGGTATTGCGCTTCGAGGCGGAAACCGAAGAAGAACTCGAACGGATCAAGGAAGTCTTCCGCGCCCAGCTGTACAGCGCGGCGCCCGACCTCGACCTGCCGTTCTGA
- the coaBC gene encoding bifunctional phosphopantothenoylcysteine decarboxylase/phosphopantothenate--cysteine ligase CoaBC, with product MQRLYRKRIIVGVGGGIAAYKSAELIRRLKDQDADVRVVMTKGGREFITPLTLQALSGHPVHLDLLDPEAEAAMGHIELARWTDLVLIAPATADLMARLAQGVADDLLTTLVLATDAPVALAPAMNQAMWRDPATQANAQLLSQRGLHLFGPAAGSQACGDVGLGRMLEAEQLVQCAADCFQHQALTGKHVLITAGPTQENIDPVRYITNHSSGKMGFALAEAAAEAGAKVTLISGPVHLPPPERVTRINVTSARDMLAACEAAMPCDLLIAAAAVADYRPEVVAQHKLKKDPTSGDGLLLQMVRNPDILATLAGRSDRPFSVGFAAETENLLEYASRKLRDKNLDLIVANDVANPSIGFNSEENAITIIDRELQQSSFAQTSKNKIARQLVSFIADRMANC from the coding sequence ATGCAGCGGCTGTATCGGAAACGCATCATTGTTGGCGTGGGCGGCGGTATTGCCGCGTATAAGAGTGCCGAGCTGATTCGCCGACTCAAGGACCAGGACGCCGACGTGCGCGTGGTCATGACCAAAGGTGGTCGCGAATTCATCACCCCGCTGACCCTCCAGGCCCTCTCCGGGCATCCGGTACACCTCGACCTGCTTGACCCCGAAGCCGAAGCCGCGATGGGTCATATCGAGCTGGCACGCTGGACTGATCTGGTGCTGATCGCCCCCGCCACTGCCGACCTGATGGCGCGCCTGGCCCAGGGCGTCGCGGATGACCTGCTGACCACCCTGGTACTGGCCACCGATGCGCCTGTGGCATTAGCACCGGCCATGAACCAGGCCATGTGGCGCGACCCGGCGACCCAGGCCAATGCCCAACTGCTGAGCCAACGCGGCCTGCACCTGTTCGGCCCTGCCGCCGGCAGCCAGGCCTGCGGCGATGTCGGCCTGGGCCGCATGCTCGAAGCCGAGCAACTGGTGCAATGTGCCGCCGACTGCTTCCAGCATCAGGCACTGACCGGCAAGCATGTGCTGATCACCGCCGGCCCGACCCAGGAAAACATTGATCCGGTGCGCTACATCACCAACCACAGCTCCGGCAAGATGGGCTTTGCCCTCGCCGAAGCCGCTGCCGAAGCAGGGGCCAAGGTCACCCTGATCAGCGGCCCGGTGCACCTGCCCCCCCCCGAGCGCGTCACCCGCATCAACGTCACCAGCGCCCGCGACATGCTTGCCGCCTGTGAAGCCGCAATGCCCTGCGACCTGCTGATCGCCGCGGCCGCCGTCGCTGATTACCGCCCGGAAGTGGTCGCCCAGCACAAATTGAAAAAAGACCCCACCAGTGGTGATGGCCTGCTCCTGCAAATGGTGCGCAACCCTGATATTCTCGCCACCCTTGCGGGGCGCTCTGATCGCCCGTTCAGCGTCGGTTTTGCCGCCGAAACCGAGAACCTGCTGGAATACGCCTCGCGCAAGTTGCGTGACAAGAATCTCGACCTGATCGTCGCCAATGACGTGGCCAATCCCAGCATCGGCTTTAACAGCGAAGAAAACGCCATCACCATCATCGACCGTGAACTTCAACAAAGCAGCTTCGCCCAGACCAGCAAGAACAAGATTGCCCGTCAGCTGGTGAGCTTTATTGCCGATCGCATGGCCAACTGCTGA
- the radC gene encoding RadC family protein, whose protein sequence is MSIRDWPAAERPREKLLAQGAVTLTDAELLAIFLRTGVAGQSAVDLARHLLGDFGSLRALLQADLPSFSQRLGLGPAKFAQLQAVLEMARRHLAEQLRRDSALESPQAVRDYLKALLRHEPHEVFGCLFLDAKHRVLAFEALFHGSIDSASVYPRQVVKRALAHNAAALILTHNHPSGVAEPSQADRVLTRRLKEALELVDVRVLDHFIVGDGEPLSMAEYGWL, encoded by the coding sequence ATGAGTATTCGTGATTGGCCTGCGGCAGAGCGCCCGCGGGAAAAGTTGCTGGCACAGGGCGCAGTCACCCTGACCGACGCGGAGTTGCTGGCGATTTTCTTGCGCACCGGGGTGGCCGGGCAAAGCGCGGTTGATCTGGCGCGTCATCTGTTGGGGGATTTCGGCAGTCTACGGGCCTTGTTGCAGGCGGATCTGCCCTCGTTCAGCCAGCGCCTGGGCCTGGGGCCGGCCAAATTCGCCCAGTTGCAGGCGGTGCTGGAGATGGCGCGTCGTCATCTGGCCGAGCAGTTGCGCCGGGATTCGGCGCTGGAAAGCCCGCAAGCTGTGCGTGATTACCTGAAGGCGCTGCTGCGCCATGAGCCGCATGAGGTATTTGGCTGTTTGTTTCTCGATGCCAAGCACCGTGTGCTGGCGTTCGAGGCGCTGTTTCACGGCTCCATCGACAGTGCCAGCGTTTATCCCCGGCAGGTGGTCAAGCGCGCCTTGGCACACAACGCGGCGGCACTGATTCTGACCCATAACCATCCGTCCGGTGTTGCCGAGCCCAGTCAGGCGGATCGGGTGCTAACCCGTCGCCTGAAAGAAGCACTGGAGCTGGTGGATGTGCGCGTACTCGACCACTTTATCGTTGGCGACGGTGAGCCGCTGTCGATGGCCGAGTACGGCTGGCTTTAA
- a CDS encoding ABC transporter substrate-binding protein, whose amino-acid sequence MRLANLPLLLAPLLAPALAQANTLSVCTEASPDGFDVVQYNSLTTTNASADVLMNRLVDFDAVSGTLQPSLALAWEVSADGLSYSFTLRPDVQFHQTDYFTPSRPLNADDVLFSFQRMLDPTHPWHKVAPSGYPHAQSMQLPSLIKSIDKTGEHSLRFTLNSPDATFLATLSMGFASIYSAEYVAQLLKAGAPQALNSQPIGSGPFVFKRFQKDANVRLQKLRRGECHIALSPKPQDVQAISGDNTLKSAHTAAFMTAFVGINSQHPPLDQPTVRQAINLAFDKSSYLKAVFENSAEAANGPYPPNTWSYASELAGYPHDPQKARDLLKQAGLADGFSTTIWTRPTGSVLNPNPNLGAQLLQADLGKVGIKAEIRVIEWGELIRRAKAGEHDLLFMGWAGDNGDPDNFLTPQFACASLESGLNFARYCNPQLDKLIADGKRTSDQAQRSRIYKEAQQIIQQQALWLPLAHPTAYALTRKQVEGYQVSPFGRQDFSKVRLNP is encoded by the coding sequence ATGCGCCTTGCCAACCTGCCGCTGCTGCTCGCCCCGCTACTGGCTCCCGCCCTGGCCCAGGCCAACACACTTAGCGTCTGTACAGAAGCCAGCCCGGATGGTTTCGACGTGGTGCAGTACAACTCGCTGACCACCACCAACGCCTCGGCTGACGTATTGATGAACCGCCTGGTGGATTTCGATGCTGTCAGCGGCACGTTGCAGCCGAGCCTGGCGCTGGCCTGGGAGGTCAGCGCGGATGGCCTGAGCTACAGCTTCACCCTGCGTCCGGACGTGCAGTTTCATCAAACCGACTATTTCACTCCCAGCCGCCCGCTGAATGCCGATGACGTGCTGTTCAGCTTTCAGCGCATGCTCGACCCGACCCATCCGTGGCACAAGGTTGCGCCCAGCGGCTATCCCCACGCGCAGTCGATGCAGCTGCCAAGCCTGATCAAAAGCATCGACAAGACCGGCGAACACAGCCTGCGTTTCACCCTCAACAGCCCGGACGCCACTTTTCTCGCCACCCTGAGCATGGGCTTCGCCTCGATTTATTCCGCCGAATATGTCGCGCAACTGCTGAAGGCCGGCGCCCCGCAAGCGCTCAACAGCCAGCCGATTGGCAGCGGTCCGTTCGTCTTCAAGCGTTTTCAGAAAGACGCCAACGTGCGCTTGCAGAAGCTGCGCCGTGGCGAGTGCCATATCGCCCTGTCACCAAAACCACAGGATGTGCAGGCCATCAGCGGCGACAACACGCTAAAGAGTGCACATACCGCCGCCTTTATGACCGCCTTCGTCGGCATTAACAGCCAGCACCCGCCACTGGACCAACCCACCGTGCGCCAGGCAATCAACCTGGCCTTCGACAAATCCAGCTACCTCAAGGCGGTATTCGAGAACAGCGCCGAAGCGGCCAACGGCCCCTACCCGCCCAATACCTGGAGTTACGCCAGCGAGTTAGCTGGCTACCCACATGACCCGCAAAAAGCCCGCGACCTGCTCAAGCAGGCCGGTCTGGCCGATGGTTTCAGCACCACCATCTGGACCCGCCCCACCGGTAGCGTGCTCAACCCTAACCCGAACCTGGGCGCACAACTGCTGCAGGCTGACTTGGGCAAAGTCGGCATCAAGGCGGAAATTCGCGTGATCGAATGGGGCGAGCTGATTCGCCGCGCCAAGGCCGGCGAACATGACCTGCTATTCATGGGCTGGGCCGGCGACAACGGTGACCCGGACAACTTCCTCACCCCGCAATTTGCCTGCGCCTCGCTTGAGTCCGGGCTGAACTTCGCCCGTTATTGCAACCCGCAACTGGACAAGCTGATCGCCGACGGCAAACGCACCAGCGACCAGGCGCAGCGCAGCCGGATATATAAGGAAGCGCAGCAGATCATTCAGCAGCAGGCGCTGTGGCTGCCACTGGCCCACCCGACCGCCTATGCGCTGACGCGCAAGCAGGTCGAGGGTTATCAGGTCAGCCCGTTCGGTCGCCAGGACTTTTCCAAAGTGCGTTTGAACCCTTAA
- the dut gene encoding dUTP diphosphatase, which yields MHALQAKILDPRLGNEFPLPHYATPGSAGLDLRAMLKQELVLEPGQTVLIPTGLSIYIGDPGLAAMILPRSGLGHKHGIVLGNLVGLIDSDYQGELMVSCWNRGQSAFTVAIGERIAQLILVPVVQAHFELVEQFDESQRGAGGFGHSGSH from the coding sequence ATGCACGCCTTACAAGCCAAGATTCTCGACCCGCGCCTGGGCAATGAATTTCCCCTGCCGCACTACGCCACGCCAGGCTCCGCTGGCCTCGACCTGCGCGCCATGCTCAAGCAGGAATTGGTGCTGGAACCCGGACAAACCGTACTGATCCCTACCGGCCTGTCGATCTACATCGGTGACCCCGGTTTGGCCGCGATGATCCTGCCGCGCTCGGGCCTGGGTCACAAACATGGCATCGTCCTGGGGAACCTCGTCGGCCTGATCGACTCGGACTACCAGGGCGAATTGATGGTGTCCTGCTGGAACCGTGGGCAGAGCGCCTTCACCGTCGCTATCGGTGAGCGTATCGCGCAACTGATTCTGGTACCGGTGGTACAGGCGCATTTCGAGCTGGTTGAACAGTTTGATGAGAGCCAACGCGGCGCAGGCGGCTTCGGCCACTCCGGTAGCCATTGA
- a CDS encoding aldehyde dehydrogenase, whose amino-acid sequence MTSLTRADWEQRANNLKIEGRAFVHGEYRAAVSGAAFECISPVDGRLLGLVASCDLADAELAVADARVTFESGVWSRMAPAQRKRIMIRFADLMDQHAEELALLETLDMGKPISDALGVDVPGASRAIRWSGEAVDKIYDEVAATPHDELGLVTREPVGVVAAIVPWNFPMIMTAWKLGPALATGNSVIVKPSEKSPLTALRMAQLALDAGIPAGVLNVLPGYGHTVGKALALHMDVDTLVFTGSTKIAKQLMIYAGESNMKRVWLEAGGKSANIVFADAPDLKAAAEAAAAAICFNQGEMCTAGSRLLVERSIKDTFMPMVLEAMQDWKAGHALDPDTKVGALVDAGHLNAVLGYIDAGHKDQAKLLCGGKRTLEETGGVYVEPTIFDDAHNAMRIAQEEIFGPVLTVIPFDSTEEAIQIANDSIYGLAAAIWTSNLSKAHLAAKALRVGSMWVNQYDGGDMTAPFGGFKQSGNGRDKSLHAFDKYTEIKATWIKL is encoded by the coding sequence ATGACTAGCCTGACTCGTGCCGACTGGGAGCAGCGCGCCAACAACCTGAAGATCGAGGGCCGCGCCTTCGTGCATGGCGAGTACCGCGCCGCCGTCTCCGGGGCCGCCTTCGAGTGCATCAGCCCGGTCGACGGACGCCTGCTCGGCCTGGTGGCCAGCTGTGACCTGGCCGATGCCGAGCTGGCCGTCGCAGATGCTCGCGTCACCTTCGAGTCTGGCGTCTGGTCGCGCATGGCGCCGGCCCAGCGCAAGCGCATCATGATCCGTTTTGCCGATCTGATGGATCAGCACGCTGAAGAGCTGGCGCTGCTGGAAACCCTCGACATGGGCAAGCCGATCAGCGATGCCCTGGGTGTCGATGTGCCGGGTGCCTCGCGGGCGATTCGCTGGAGTGGCGAAGCGGTCGACAAGATTTACGACGAAGTGGCGGCTACTCCACATGATGAACTGGGTCTGGTGACCCGTGAGCCGGTCGGCGTAGTGGCGGCCATCGTGCCGTGGAACTTCCCGATGATCATGACTGCCTGGAAGCTTGGCCCGGCCCTTGCCACCGGCAACTCGGTGATCGTCAAACCATCCGAAAAATCCCCGCTGACCGCTCTGCGCATGGCTCAGCTGGCGCTGGATGCTGGCATCCCGGCGGGCGTGCTCAACGTGCTGCCTGGTTACGGCCATACCGTCGGCAAGGCGCTGGCGCTGCATATGGATGTCGACACCCTGGTGTTCACCGGCTCGACCAAGATCGCCAAGCAACTGATGATCTACGCTGGCGAATCGAACATGAAGCGCGTCTGGCTGGAAGCCGGCGGCAAGAGTGCCAACATCGTCTTTGCCGATGCGCCGGATCTCAAGGCGGCGGCGGAAGCCGCTGCTGCGGCGATCTGCTTCAACCAGGGCGAGATGTGCACCGCAGGCTCGCGCTTGCTGGTGGAGCGCTCGATCAAGGACACCTTCATGCCAATGGTGCTGGAAGCCATGCAGGACTGGAAGGCTGGCCATGCTCTGGACCCGGACACCAAGGTCGGCGCCCTGGTCGATGCCGGCCACCTGAATGCGGTACTCGGCTATATCGACGCCGGCCACAAGGACCAGGCCAAGCTGCTCTGCGGTGGCAAGCGCACCCTGGAAGAGACCGGCGGCGTCTACGTCGAGCCGACCATCTTCGATGACGCACACAACGCCATGCGCATCGCCCAGGAAGAAATCTTTGGCCCGGTGCTGACGGTGATCCCGTTCGACAGCACCGAAGAGGCGATTCAGATTGCTAACGACAGCATCTACGGTCTGGCAGCCGCCATCTGGACCAGCAATCTGTCCAAGGCGCACCTGGCTGCCAAGGCCCTGCGCGTCGGCAGCATGTGGGTCAACCAGTATGACGGCGGCGATATGACCGCTCCGTTCGGTGGCTTCAAGCAGTCGGGCAACGGCCGCGACAAGTCGCTGCATGCCTTCGATAAGTACACCGAGATCAAGGCGACCTGGATCAAGCTGTAA
- the argB gene encoding acetylglutamate kinase: MTLERDAATNVAKVLSEALPYIRRFVGKTLVIKYGGNAMESEELKQGFARDIVLMKAVGINPAVVHGGGPQIGDLLKRLSIESHFVDGMRVTDTATMDVVEMVLGGQVNKSIVNLINQHGGSAIGLTGKDAQLIRAKKLTVTRQTPEMTQPEIIDIGHVGEVTGVNIDLLNMLVKGDFIPVIAPIGVGPDGESYNINADLVAGKVAEALKAEKLMLLTNIAGLMDKQGQVLTGLTTEQVDSLIADGTIYGGMLPKIRCALEAVQGGVTSAHIIDGRVPNAVLLEIFTDSGVGTLICNRKRH, translated from the coding sequence ATGACCCTCGAACGTGATGCCGCCACCAACGTCGCCAAGGTACTGTCCGAAGCGCTGCCGTATATCCGCCGCTTCGTCGGCAAGACGCTGGTAATCAAATACGGCGGCAACGCCATGGAAAGTGAAGAGCTCAAGCAAGGCTTCGCTCGCGACATCGTGCTGATGAAAGCGGTCGGCATCAACCCGGCGGTGGTGCATGGCGGCGGCCCGCAGATCGGTGATCTGCTCAAGCGCCTGTCCATCGAAAGCCACTTTGTCGACGGCATGCGCGTCACCGATACCGCGACCATGGACGTGGTGGAAATGGTCCTCGGCGGCCAGGTCAACAAAAGCATCGTCAACCTGATCAACCAGCACGGCGGCAGCGCCATCGGCCTGACCGGCAAAGACGCCCAACTGATCCGCGCGAAGAAACTTACCGTAACCCGGCAGACGCCGGAGATGACCCAGCCTGAAATCATCGATATCGGCCATGTCGGCGAAGTTACTGGGGTCAACATCGACCTGCTGAACATGCTGGTCAAAGGCGACTTTATTCCGGTAATCGCACCGATTGGCGTCGGTCCGGACGGCGAGTCGTACAACATCAACGCCGACCTGGTGGCCGGCAAGGTCGCCGAAGCCCTGAAGGCCGAGAAGCTGATGTTGCTGACCAATATCGCCGGGCTGATGGACAAGCAAGGCCAGGTGCTCACCGGCCTGACCACCGAACAGGTCGACAGCCTGATCGCCGATGGCACCATCTACGGCGGCATGCTGCCGAAGATCCGCTGCGCCCTGGAAGCGGTGCAAGGCGGAGTGACCAGCGCCCATATCATCGACGGTCGCGTACCGAACGCCGTACTGCTGGAAATCTTCACCGACAGCGGTGTGGGTACCCTGATCTGCAACCGCAAGCGCCACTAA